The following coding sequences are from one Dermacentor andersoni chromosome 5, qqDerAnde1_hic_scaffold, whole genome shotgun sequence window:
- the LOC129384852 gene encoding uncharacterized protein, whose product MAAKGPRVAIEQAAILVQFIEQHPYLARASTEFSPRMTAARKNELWEEVAAVLNAQGPAVKTTSRWRNHWAKMAHKAKKEAARAASEKRSASNDADSNVVSRCRCCCRVCRATGGGKVGSVDSRVLDVLMRTGGVLVSPPEFFTDSEDTSSEEAAGPSGSRRHPPATTAFVVSGPAAVAGPSGLTQPPATPQVLRPTPQVPQPTTQVPQPTTQVPRPTTQVPQPTPQVPQPTPQVPQSTPQVPQSTPREPRAPRRQPRQQELDGAVVTATAEYVRQSQLAEARAQEDARFRQQLLEQSRQHHEAHMQSLRHLGEEVAGMREVQSQRLEVQRQRLEVARRSSETNELLLQLLLAALGHGGSQAPPPSPAPHNYRKQR is encoded by the exons atggcagcaaaagggccgcgggtggcgatagagcaggcggctattctagtgcagttcatcgagcagcacccatacctggcgagagcttctacagagttctcgccacgtatgactgctgctcgaaaaaacgaactgtgggaggaggtggcggcggtccttaacgcacaggggccagccgtaaagaccaccagccgttggcgcaaccattgggccaagatggcccataaagcgaaaaaagaagcggccagggccgcgagcgagaagaggtcagcttctaatgatgctgacagtaacgtcgtttcacgttgtcgttgttgttgccgtgtttgcagggctactggaggtggcaaagtgggtaGCGTCGACagccgcgtcctcgacgtccttatgaggacaggaggggtccttgtttccccccctgagtTCTTcaccgatagcgag GACacaagttcagaggaagctgcagggcccagcggttcccgcagacatccaccagcgacaactgccttcgtggtgtcgggccctgcagctgttgctgggccaagtggccttacac agccgccggctaccccccaggtgctgcggcctaccccCCAGGTACCTCAGCCTACCACCCAGGTACCTcagcctaccacccaggtgccgcggcctaccacccaggtgccgcagccaaccccgcaggtaccgcagccaaccccgcaggtgccgcagtcaaccccgcaggtgccgcagtcaacccctcgagagccacgggcaccccgtagacagcccaggcagcaggaactcgATGGTGCCGTGGTGACTGCTACTGCCGaatacgttcgccagagccagttggcGGAAGCCAGAGCTCAAGAGGACGcccgcttccgccaacaactgctggagcaaagccggcag caccacgaggcccacatgcagagcctgcggcacctcggggaggaggtggcgggaatgcgggaagtgcagtcgcagcgcctcgaagtgcagcggcagcgcctcgaagtggcgcgtcggtcgaGCGAGACCAACGAactcctgcttcagctgctgctggctgcactggggcatggtggcagccaggcccctcccccctctccggCCCCACATAATTACAGGAagcaaaggtag